One segment of Streptomyces roseifaciens DNA contains the following:
- a CDS encoding S9 family peptidase has product MTGQVSFPRQYARTQRFSLGAPRSFTVSPDGSRVVFIRSRSGTDRSGVLWVLDPATGGEFPAADPAVLLAGAGEELSAEEKARRERLREGSAGVVGYAVDSAAELAAFPLSGRLFVAELRGGTARELPVPGPVADPRPSPDGRRVAYVAGGALRVVDVEPAPGEASGAGADRALAEPDGPTVTWGLAEFVAAEEMDRHRGFWWAPDGESLLAARVDDAPVQRWWIADPANPGSRPAEVGYPAAGTPNAEVTLSLLGLDGTRTDVRWDRERHPYLARVHWSAGGPPLLLVQSRDQRHQAYLTVDTGTGATSVLHEEQDAKWLELFPGVPAWSPDGRLVRISDEDGSRALVVGDRTLTGSGLHLRAVLDIGDDDVLVSASAGAGAEEPGTGETHVYRVSEQGVERVSQERGWHSAVRSGAVTVLVSAVPERAGATFRVLRDGAEATGVTSYAEAPVLTSRARLTEAGARRIPCAVLLPTGYTEGDGPLPVLMDPYGGPHGPRVVAGHNAHLTSQWFADQGFAVVVADGRGTPHRSPAWEKAIHEDFAGVTLDDQVEALQALAADFPLDLGRVGIRGWSYGGYLAALAVLRRPDVFHAAVAGAPVTDWRLYDTHYTERYLGLPDEKPKVYAHNSLVTDDGLAEAAGPVRPLMIVHGLADDNVVAAHTLRLSSALLAAGRPHEVLPLSGVTHMTPQEQVAENLLLLQVDFLKKSLGMARRTA; this is encoded by the coding sequence ATGACCGGACAAGTCTCGTTCCCGCGACAGTACGCCCGTACGCAGCGCTTCTCGCTCGGCGCGCCGCGCTCGTTCACCGTGTCACCCGACGGCTCGCGTGTCGTCTTCATCCGCTCGCGTTCCGGCACCGACCGCTCGGGCGTGTTGTGGGTCCTCGACCCCGCCACGGGAGGGGAGTTCCCCGCCGCCGACCCGGCCGTCCTGCTGGCCGGGGCGGGAGAGGAGCTGTCGGCCGAGGAGAAGGCCCGGCGCGAACGGCTGCGCGAGGGTTCGGCGGGCGTCGTCGGCTACGCCGTGGACAGCGCGGCGGAGTTGGCGGCGTTCCCCCTGTCGGGCCGGCTGTTCGTGGCGGAGCTGCGCGGCGGCACCGCCCGTGAACTGCCCGTTCCCGGTCCGGTCGCCGACCCGCGCCCCTCCCCCGACGGCCGCCGGGTCGCCTATGTCGCGGGCGGCGCGCTGCGCGTGGTGGACGTGGAGCCGGCGCCGGGCGAGGCCTCCGGCGCGGGTGCGGACCGGGCCCTGGCCGAGCCGGACGGGCCCACGGTGACCTGGGGGCTCGCGGAGTTCGTGGCGGCCGAGGAGATGGACCGCCACCGCGGCTTCTGGTGGGCCCCGGACGGGGAGTCCCTGCTGGCCGCGCGGGTGGACGACGCCCCCGTGCAGCGCTGGTGGATCGCCGACCCGGCCAACCCCGGCAGCCGGCCCGCGGAGGTGGGCTACCCGGCGGCGGGCACGCCGAACGCCGAGGTGACGCTCTCGCTGCTGGGCCTGGACGGGACCCGCACGGACGTCCGGTGGGACCGCGAGCGCCACCCGTACCTCGCGCGCGTGCACTGGTCGGCGGGCGGGCCCCCGCTGCTGCTGGTGCAGAGCCGCGACCAGCGCCACCAGGCGTATCTCACCGTGGACACCGGGACGGGCGCCACGAGCGTGCTCCACGAAGAGCAGGACGCAAAGTGGCTTGAATTGTTCCCCGGTGTTCCCGCCTGGTCACCCGACGGGCGCCTGGTGCGCATCTCCGACGAGGACGGCTCCCGGGCCCTGGTGGTCGGCGACCGCACGCTGACCGGAAGCGGGCTGCACCTGCGGGCCGTGCTCGACATCGGCGACGACGACGTGCTGGTCTCCGCATCCGCCGGGGCCGGCGCGGAGGAGCCCGGGACCGGGGAGACGCACGTCTACCGGGTGAGTGAGCAGGGCGTGGAGCGCGTCTCGCAGGAGCGCGGCTGGCACTCGGCCGTGCGCTCGGGGGCGGTCACCGTCCTGGTGTCCGCGGTACCGGAGCGCGCCGGGGCCACCTTCCGGGTCCTGCGCGACGGCGCGGAGGCGACCGGCGTGACCTCGTATGCCGAAGCGCCGGTGCTCACCTCGCGCGCACGGCTCACCGAGGCGGGCGCGCGCCGGATCCCGTGCGCCGTACTCCTTCCGACGGGCTACACGGAGGGCGACGGGCCGCTTCCGGTCCTCATGGACCCCTACGGCGGTCCGCACGGCCCGCGCGTGGTCGCCGGGCACAACGCCCACCTGACCTCGCAGTGGTTCGCCGACCAGGGCTTCGCCGTGGTGGTCGCCGACGGCCGGGGCACCCCGCACCGCTCCCCCGCCTGGGAGAAGGCGATCCACGAGGACTTCGCCGGCGTCACCCTGGACGACCAGGTCGAGGCCCTGCAGGCGCTGGCCGCGGACTTCCCCCTGGACCTGGGCCGGGTGGGCATCCGCGGCTGGTCCTACGGCGGCTACCTCGCGGCGCTCGCCGTGCTGCGCCGCCCGGACGTCTTCCACGCGGCCGTCGCGGGCGCCCCGGTGACCGACTGGCGGCTGTACGACACGCACTACACCGAGCGCTACCTCGGCCTCCCGGACGAGAAGCCGAAGGTGTACGCCCACAACTCGCTGGTCACCGACGACGGGCTGGCGGAGGCGGCCGGGCCGGTCCGGCCGCTGATGATCGTCCACGGGCTGGCGGACGACAACGTGGTCGCGGCGCACACCCTGCGGCTGTCCTCGGCGCTGCTGGCGGCGGGCCGGCCGCACGAGGTGCTGCCGCTGTCCGGCGTGACGCACATGACCCCGCAGGAGCAGGTCGCGGAGAACCTCCTGCTGCTCCAAGTCGACTTCCTGAAGAAGTCCCTGGGCATGGCCCGACGCACGGCCTGA